Below is a window of Coriobacteriia bacterium DNA.
CGAGCACGGCGGCGACGTTGACGGCGACGCCGTTCACTCCTCGGTCTCCTTCCCCGAGTCGTCCCCGCCCTCGAGCCAGATGCGCTTCATCTCCTCGGTGATGCGGTTCGCGCCCGGGGGCAGCCCGGCCGTCGACGCCGGGAACCTCCCGCGTCCCTTGCCGCGCCGTCGCGCGCCGGCGCGGGGCTCCTCCCACGCCGAGCTCGACGAGCGCAGCTCGACACCGTGAACCGCGGCCGCTCTCACCCGGTCGCGCAGCTCGCCGTCGGAGCTGACCAGCACGATCTTCTCCTCGGCGGAGGC
It encodes the following:
- a CDS encoding NYN domain-containing protein, coding for MLYLVDGYNITRADDATRRLPLDRQRDALVARLRVRGPDMLGRGRIVVVFDGRPEPGEGGEAGGPVEVVFSRGESADDLITRLAASAEEKIVLVSSDGELRDRVRAAAVHGVELRSSSSAWEEPRAGARRRGKGRGRFPASTAGLPPGANRITEEMKRIWLEGGDDSGKETEE